A stretch of Labrus mixtus chromosome 7, fLabMix1.1, whole genome shotgun sequence DNA encodes these proteins:
- the LOC132977168 gene encoding CD276 antigen-like, with the protein MYDGGDYYGHGLSGQDKQFEGRVSHFNDELKNGNASIKIRKTKVADSGNYTCFFPRLRPSQMFHIELVVEPVFKDRSGENPAASPEPYTRTLNQTQDWALLQCEVLGASPEPKLEWQDSSGDLLHAEETQRSITGGKYDLTIQTKVTKRGDYHCVLKQEGIHHNISAKTFVFISAASPEPYIETLNQTQDWALLQCEVLGASPEPKLEWQDSSGNLLHAEETQRSITYDLTIQTKVTKRGEYHCVLKQEGIHHNISTKTFVFISEKVSEDSSVKVLNGWIGGMAVGLAVGLAVGLAVGAVVLTLTLWCCPALRYRVIDFLSQLKPQRNKPQNGNVTESTIMMDPVKRDELEQNGYS; encoded by the exons ATGTACGACGGAGGAGATTATTACGGTCACGGCCTTTCAGGTCAAGACAAACAGTTTGAAGGTCGAGTCTCACATTTTAACGACGAGCTGAAGAACGGTAACGCCTCCATAAAGATCAGGAAGACCAAGGTGGCCGACAGTGGAAACTacacctgtttttttcctcGTCTGCGGCCGAGTCAAATGTTCCACATTGAGCTGGTTGTTG AACCCGTCTTTAAAGATCGCTCAGGAGAAAACCCAG CTGCATCTCCAGAGCCGTACACCAGGACACTCAATCAAACTCAGGACTGGGCGCTCCTGCAGTGTGAAGTTCTAGGTGCTTCTCCAGAACCTAAATTGGAGTGGCAGGACAGTTCTGGAGACCTCCTTCATGCTGAAGAGACACAGCGGTCCATCACAGGAGGAAAATACGACCTCACCATTCAAACCAAAGTGACCAAGAGGGGGGATTATCactgtgtgctcaaacaggagGGAATCCACCATAACATATCTGCCAAGACGTTTGTCTTCATCAGTG CTGCATCTCCAGAGCCGTACATCGAAACACTCAATCAAACTCAGGACTGGGCGCTCCTGCAGTGTGAAGTTCTAGGTGCTTCTCCAGAACCTAAATTGGAGTGGCAGGACAGTTCTGGAAACCTTCTTCATGCTGAAGAGACACAGCGGTCCATCACATACGACCTCACCATTCAAACCAAAGTGACCAAGAGGGGGGAGTATCactgtgtgctcaaacaggagGGAATCCACCATAACATATCTACCAAGACGTTTGTCTTCATCAGTG agAAAGTCTCTGAGGACTCATCTGTCAAAGTCCTCAACGGATGGATCGGAGGAATGGCTGTTGGATTGGCTGTTGGATTGGCTGTTGGATTGGCTGTTGGAGCTGTAGTTCTAACTTTGACTCTATGGTGCTGCCCAGCCCTCCGTTACAGAG TCATAGACTTCTTATCTCAGCTGAAACCTCAACGGAATAAACCTCAGAATGGGAACGTTACTGAATCTACCATCATGATGGATCCTG TTAAACGTGATGAACTGGAGCAGAATGGATATAGCTGA